ACCGCGCGGAACCCCTCGTCGACCTCGGCGTCGCCCAGTTGCTCTTCGGTGACGCCGTGGTGCTCCAGCGTCTCCTGTGGGAGGTAGACCCGGCCGTAATCGTGGATATCCTCGCGGACATCCCGGAGGAAGTTCGTCAACTGGAACGCCTCGGCCAGTGCCTGGGCGTGTGGGAGCGCCGTCTCTTTCTCCGGCGGGTCCATCACCATCGTCATCATGTTCCCGACCGCGACGGCGGAGCCACGCATGTACTCACGGAGGTCCTCGAACGTCTCGTACCGCGCCTGGGCGATGTCCATCTCCATGGCGTCGATGAAGACGTTGACCTCCTCGTCGGGGATGTCGTGATCCTCACGGAGCTGCTGGAAGGCCGCGAGGACCGCACCCTCGTCGGAGTCCTCGGGCTCCCGGTTGCCAAGCGCCATCTCCCGGAACTCTTCGAGCCGCTCGTGTTGGACGTTCGGGGGCGGCCCGTCCCGTTGGTCGACGACGTCGTCGGCGACCCGGAAGAAGGCGTACATCACGTAGGTCGGATGGCGGGTTCGCTCGGGGAGCAGACGGGTCGCGAGGTGGAACGTTCGGCCCGTTCGTTGCTGGATCGACTTGCTGGCCTGGATATTATCAGATTGCATTGAATTACAGGATCGGTCAGTACGCGAGTCGTGCCTCTGGGGCAGGCATCGAAAGCGCCGTTCGAACGTTCGAAGCGGTTCCTCCCAGCGGTCTCGCGGTCCGTTCCGGACTGGGATACCCTCGGTCGGAGGGGAACACCGAACGCGGCGTTCCGCTGGAATCCAGATGACACGTCATCTACATGCAAATAGTGGTACTGCGACTTTAAGCTGTGTACCCAACTACTTTGGAGGAGACGTGCAGTCGTCTCCCGCGAGTGGGTTACCGGGACTCGAACACCGCTGTCAGGAGCTTTCGTTCGCCCGCACGGAGATGCTGGTGGAACGTCGACGGCGTGATATCCATCGACGCCGCGAGTTCGTCTCCCGAGACCTCACGGGGCCACTCGAAGAACCCGCCGAGGTACCCCTTCCTGAGCGCGGCCAGTTGCCGGTTCGTCAGGTCCTCCTCGACTGACGTGAGAAACGCCTTTCTGGTCGTCGGCGGTTCGTCCCGCTCCTGGACCGAGAGGAGCTCCGTGTTCGGGTGGTGGTCCCGGACGTGCTCGACGACGGCACGGGTCGCTGTCTCGGCCGAGAGCGTCGCCGTGAACGTCGCCCGGCCCGGTTCGACGACGATGTCCGTCGTCTCGGCACCGCGGTCGGCCAACAGCGAGACAACCGGCGGATCGGCGACGGTAAACTCGAACAGCGACGTCTCGTCACCCGAGGAGACGTGGGTCACAGCAGTGACCTGCGGGTGGTCGGCGGCGAGGGCACAGACCGCCGACGGGTCGTCCGTGGTGACGTTGAAGAACATGACCGTCTCGTCCTCGTCGGCGACACTCCCGCCGTACTCCATCCGACAGTCCAGTTCCGCCGCGACGCCGACGAAGAAGACATCCTCGTCGGCGATCTGGAGTTCGAGTTCGGTGACGTTGTCGGCAGTCAACACCCGGCTGGTCTCGATGGCGTCGATCGCCTTCGAGGCCGCCTGCCCGATCACACCGAGGATGGCCCGCTCGCGGGGGTCAAACACGTCGATACTGTCGGCATAAACTGTCAGAACCCCGTACAGCGACTCGCCGGAAGCCAGCGGGACAGCCGCCATCGATCCCGCTTCCATGCCGGCGATCCCTGCGTGGGTGTCGCCGAACTCCCCTGTCACCGTCTGGATCTCCCGGGTCCGAGCGGCAGTCGCGACCGGGTCGTCGGCCTCGATGGAGATCCCAGCAGTCGCGTCCGGCGATCCGGCCGTCGGTTCCAGCGTCTCCCGCCGGATGTCGAAGCCCGCGATCCAGGCCACCTGGTAGGACTCGACCGTCTCGACACGGTCACAGATCGTCCGCTCGACTTCCTCACGGGAGTCGGCCGACATCACGTCGTCGAGGACGGCGTGGACGAGGCCGTCGATCCGCGACAGGAGGTGTTCGAGGTCCTGGCGCTGGGCATCGAGCTGTTCGCTCCGGCGGTCGGCCGCGAGTTCCGCGAGCTTCCGCTGTGTGATGTCGATGTGTGCGATGACGACGCTGCCGGCCTCCTGTTGTGGGAGCGGGGCGACCCGCATGAGGAACCACTGCTGTTTCTCGGGCGTGTGACAGGGGTACTCCAGCGTGAACAGCTCTTCCTCCCCGTCGATGACCGACTTGATCCCGTCGACGGCCGCCTGTGCGTACTCGTCGGCCTCGACGTCGGTCGTCTCGAAGTAGTTGACCCCCTCGATCTCCTCGTCTTCGACCCCGGAGAACTCCCGCCAGGCCCGGTTGGTAAAGAGGATCGTCCCGTCCTCGTCCAACACCGCGATGTTCATCGGCAGCGTGTCCAGCGTCGACCGCGCGAGTGTCTGTGATGCCCTCATGGCGAATCCGGCCACCGGTGAATGGTGTCGATGCACACACTACTGCTGGCCAGCGGATAAATCGTGGGGTCGCCAGCCACCCCGACCGGGGGGAAAGGCTATTACGGAGTGGTCGCTACCGCCAGGTATGTTCGGGTCCCGGACCGACCGGCAGACGGTGACCTGCATCGGCTGTGGCGAGAGCGTCGCACGGTCGGACGCCCGCGAGTACGACAAGCACGGTAATCGGTGGGAGCGACACGAGAAAGAGTTCGAGTTCTTCTGTACCGACTGTTTCAGCGACCTCTGTCGACAGCCACGCGAGGGATTGGAGACGACACTCGATGCGGCCGGTGCCGGTGAGACCGATCGGGAGACCTTTCTGGAACGCTATCGGGAACTCTCCGAGGAACGCAACGTCGAGCGGTAGGCCCCGACAGTCCTAACTACACCCTGGTCGTAGCCGGCCCTATGACTACCGACGACGCCCAGGCGGCGGCCGGCACCGCCGAAGGGCAGGGCCCCGTCGAGATCGACGAGGAGATGGCCCGACACTTAGAGAACAAACGCGAGGAACTGTTCGAGAAGTTCGGTATCCCCGACGAGTTCCCGCCGGAAGTCCTCGAAGAGGCGAAGGCACGGACCCAGGACGTCGACAACGAGATCCGCGAGGAGATCGACGACCGCGAGGACCTCCGGGAGATGACGACCTGGACGACCGACCCCATCGATGCCCAGGACTTCGACGACGCCATCTCCGTCGAGGAACGCGACGACGAGTACGTCCTCTGGGTCCACATCGCCGACGTGACCCACTACGTCAACCCCGACACCGCGATGTGGGACGAAGCTGTCGAGCGGGGCAACACCGTCTATCTCCCGGCCTACACAGTCCACATGCTGCCGCCGGTGCTGGCCGAGACCGTCTGCTCGCTGGTCCCCAACGAGGAACGGCTTGCTCACACCGTCGAGATGCACCTCGACAAGGAGAACTTGGGCTACGAGAACATCGAGATCTACAAGTCAGTCATCGAGAGCGACGCTCGCCTGACCTACACGGAGGCCGAGCGACTGCTGGACGATCCAGACAGCGCCGCGGACCTGCTGGAGGACCAGTCGGTCGACCTGGCCGAGAAGACCGAACTCGTCTGGGAACTGGCCGACCGGATGCACGAACAGCGCAAAGAAGACGGCTCGCTCGTGCTCAACCCGGCCCGGGACCGCGCCCACACCATCATCGAGGAGTGCATGCTCAAGGCCAACAAGGCCGTCACACACGAACTGATGTGGGACCGCGGGGTCGAGGCGATGTATCGGGTCCACCCCCAGCCCAGTCCCGACGAGTGGGACGAGGCGCTCGTCGAGATCCAGGAACTGGACGGCGTCTCGATCCCCGGCAGCACGTGGGACGACCCCCGGAAGGCAGTCAACGCGACGCTGGAGCAGGCCCCCGGACGCCAACTGGACAAGATCCAGTGGGCCGTGATGAAGGTGATGCCACGCGCGAAGTACATGAACGACCCCTTCGGCGGCCACCACGCGCTGAACTTCGAGATCTACGGCCACTTCACCTCGCCGATCCGGCGTCTCTCGGACCTCATCAACCACTGGATCGTCTACACCAACGACGTGCCCGAGGATCTGATCGCGCTGTGTGATCGGGCCAGCGACCGCCAGAAGGACGCCGAACAGTGCGAGCGGGAGTACAAGAACTTCCTCCAGGAGGTCGGTCTGGACCCCTCGGCGGTCAACAACCGCGGGATCGAAATCGTCGACGGCGAGGACGGGAGCGACGGAGACGGGCGCGACGAGGAGTAACGAGTCAGGCACCCGTCTCTGCTGCATCGAGGTGTTCTCTGCTCCACTCCCGGAGTTGGTCGATCACCGGTTGCAGCGCCTCACCGGCGGCCGTCAGCGAGTACTCGACCCTGACCGGTTTGTCGTCGATCACCTCGCGGGTGA
Above is a window of Haloarcula halophila DNA encoding:
- a CDS encoding bacterio-opsin activator domain-containing protein, encoding MRASQTLARSTLDTLPMNIAVLDEDGTILFTNRAWREFSGVEDEEIEGVNYFETTDVEADEYAQAAVDGIKSVIDGEEELFTLEYPCHTPEKQQWFLMRVAPLPQQEAGSVVIAHIDITQRKLAELAADRRSEQLDAQRQDLEHLLSRIDGLVHAVLDDVMSADSREEVERTICDRVETVESYQVAWIAGFDIRRETLEPTAGSPDATAGISIEADDPVATAARTREIQTVTGEFGDTHAGIAGMEAGSMAAVPLASGESLYGVLTVYADSIDVFDPRERAILGVIGQAASKAIDAIETSRVLTADNVTELELQIADEDVFFVGVAAELDCRMEYGGSVADEDETVMFFNVTTDDPSAVCALAADHPQVTAVTHVSSGDETSLFEFTVADPPVVSLLADRGAETTDIVVEPGRATFTATLSAETATRAVVEHVRDHHPNTELLSVQERDEPPTTRKAFLTSVEEDLTNRQLAALRKGYLGGFFEWPREVSGDELAASMDITPSTFHQHLRAGERKLLTAVFESR
- a CDS encoding RNB domain-containing ribonuclease — encoded protein: MTTDDAQAAAGTAEGQGPVEIDEEMARHLENKREELFEKFGIPDEFPPEVLEEAKARTQDVDNEIREEIDDREDLREMTTWTTDPIDAQDFDDAISVEERDDEYVLWVHIADVTHYVNPDTAMWDEAVERGNTVYLPAYTVHMLPPVLAETVCSLVPNEERLAHTVEMHLDKENLGYENIEIYKSVIESDARLTYTEAERLLDDPDSAADLLEDQSVDLAEKTELVWELADRMHEQRKEDGSLVLNPARDRAHTIIEECMLKANKAVTHELMWDRGVEAMYRVHPQPSPDEWDEALVEIQELDGVSIPGSTWDDPRKAVNATLEQAPGRQLDKIQWAVMKVMPRAKYMNDPFGGHHALNFEIYGHFTSPIRRLSDLINHWIVYTNDVPEDLIALCDRASDRQKDAEQCEREYKNFLQEVGLDPSAVNNRGIEIVDGEDGSDGDGRDEE
- a CDS encoding phytoene/squalene synthase family protein is translated as MQSDNIQASKSIQQRTGRTFHLATRLLPERTRHPTYVMYAFFRVADDVVDQRDGPPPNVQHERLEEFREMALGNREPEDSDEGAVLAAFQQLREDHDIPDEEVNVFIDAMEMDIAQARYETFEDLREYMRGSAVAVGNMMTMVMDPPEKETALPHAQALAEAFQLTNFLRDVREDIHDYGRVYLPQETLEHHGVTEEQLGDAEVDEGFRAVMQTELARTEELYREGVAGIRYLPEDCQFGVLLSAVLYAEHHRLIRNRGYDVLSETPELTRRRRLWLLARTWWHWRRNGDPEATFYAVSAVSEQSPGTVPAEVTSPGQPTWRG
- a CDS encoding DUF7562 family protein is translated as MFGSRTDRQTVTCIGCGESVARSDAREYDKHGNRWERHEKEFEFFCTDCFSDLCRQPREGLETTLDAAGAGETDRETFLERYRELSEERNVER